A section of the Puniceicoccus vermicola genome encodes:
- a CDS encoding PTS fructose transporter subunit IIC has translation MKSLLVLIQSSENAPVAQLAKAALSAELSTKEIDYSVICEEDIDFLLNWKKFGEERSALILAAPLAPEKPSEVEVPVCTVALPRLARETRSVLGQLFPKEMGVKEEDKATDSGGTFLVGVTSCPTGIAHTFMAAEALQRAAKAMGYEMKVETRGSVGAKNELTEEEIERADAVVVAADANVETTRFAGKKLLETGTKAAIHDAKGLINQALALEVEPAGAKSSMPGGLKRPPKKARTGAYKHLMTGVSHMLPLIVAGGLLIALAFAVGGIYAGEEEGTLGAALMQIGAKSAFALFVPVLAGYIAYSIADRPGLTPGLVGGMLAVQLGSGFLGGLAAGFLAGYLALWLNRAIKLPDSLQGLKPVLILPLLSTLIVGLAMIYVVGPPVKVVLEALSGWLSNMQEGSAITLGLILGGMMAFDMGGPVNKAAYTFSIGLLATDIYGPMAAVMAGGMVPPLACAAAANIARSRFTPEERQASKATAVLGLSFITEGAIPFAAADPLRVIPCMVLGSAVTGGLSMYFGCELVVPHGGIFVMLIPNAITNGLAYLGAIAAGCVVSTVALCFAKKPLKAEKSVSASSVPSAA, from the coding sequence ATGAAATCGTTACTCGTCTTGATTCAATCTTCGGAGAATGCCCCGGTGGCACAGCTCGCGAAGGCCGCTCTATCAGCGGAGTTATCCACAAAGGAAATTGATTATTCAGTCATCTGTGAAGAAGACATCGATTTTCTCTTGAACTGGAAAAAGTTCGGAGAGGAAAGAAGTGCTCTGATTCTTGCGGCACCCTTAGCTCCGGAGAAACCGAGCGAAGTGGAAGTGCCTGTTTGCACGGTCGCGTTGCCGAGGCTCGCAAGGGAAACCCGTTCGGTTTTGGGGCAGCTCTTCCCCAAGGAAATGGGAGTGAAAGAGGAGGATAAAGCCACCGACTCTGGAGGAACATTTCTCGTCGGAGTTACCTCCTGCCCCACGGGGATTGCGCACACGTTCATGGCGGCTGAGGCGCTGCAGCGCGCAGCCAAGGCGATGGGGTATGAGATGAAGGTGGAGACCCGAGGATCCGTCGGGGCCAAAAACGAGCTCACCGAGGAAGAAATCGAGCGGGCCGATGCCGTGGTGGTCGCCGCCGACGCCAACGTCGAAACCACTCGATTTGCTGGGAAGAAGCTTTTGGAGACCGGAACGAAAGCCGCGATCCACGATGCGAAGGGGTTGATCAATCAGGCGCTGGCCCTCGAGGTGGAGCCGGCTGGCGCGAAATCTTCCATGCCCGGAGGACTCAAGCGTCCTCCGAAAAAGGCGCGGACCGGAGCCTACAAGCACCTGATGACCGGGGTTTCCCACATGCTCCCTCTCATTGTCGCCGGAGGTCTTTTGATCGCTTTGGCTTTTGCAGTCGGAGGAATCTACGCGGGAGAAGAAGAAGGCACCCTGGGTGCAGCGCTGATGCAGATCGGTGCAAAATCAGCCTTTGCCTTATTCGTTCCCGTCCTGGCCGGCTATATCGCCTACTCGATTGCGGATCGCCCGGGGCTGACTCCCGGTCTGGTCGGCGGAATGCTGGCCGTGCAGTTGGGCTCTGGATTCTTGGGAGGGCTCGCGGCAGGGTTCCTCGCCGGTTACCTGGCCCTTTGGTTGAATCGAGCCATCAAGCTCCCCGACTCGCTTCAGGGGCTGAAGCCGGTTCTGATTCTTCCGCTCCTCTCAACACTGATCGTCGGGTTGGCTATGATCTATGTCGTCGGACCTCCGGTGAAGGTCGTTCTCGAAGCTTTGTCGGGATGGTTGAGCAACATGCAAGAGGGCAGTGCGATTACCCTGGGGCTGATTCTCGGTGGAATGATGGCCTTCGATATGGGTGGGCCGGTGAATAAGGCGGCCTACACCTTTAGTATCGGTCTCTTGGCGACGGACATTTACGGACCTATGGCCGCGGTCATGGCGGGCGGAATGGTGCCACCTCTGGCCTGTGCGGCCGCCGCTAACATTGCTCGAAGCCGATTCACTCCCGAGGAACGTCAAGCCTCCAAGGCGACCGCAGTGCTCGGGCTCTCTTTCATCACGGAGGGAGCGATTCCCTTTGCGGCCGCGGATCCATTGCGGGTGATTCCCTGCATGGTCCTTGGGTCGGCGGTAACCGGAGGGCTCTCCATGTATTTCGGATGCGAACTGGTCGTCCCCCATGGAGGAATCTTCGTCATGCTCATCCCGAATGCGATCACGAATGGTCTCGCCTACCTAGGGGCCATCGCCGCCGGATGTGTGGTTTCCACCGTAGCGCTTTGTTTTGCCAAGAAACCCTTGAAAGCGGAGAAAAGCGTTTCCGCCTCGAGTGTGCCCTCAGCGGCTTAG
- the pfkB gene encoding 1-phosphofructokinase produces the protein MKTIDFTTITLNPAVDHTLFVDGMTLGSVNRAIDFQRQAGGKGINVATMLALGGATVAVSGFLGRNNPSIFDRHFRDHGLLDHFIRVGGETRTGIKIVDTKTDETTDINLNGPAAAESQQAELLAKVKELVRPGKWVVIAGSMPKGVAPEFIGELIRVVHSGEGLVAVDSSGAALKAAMDAGADLAKPNEHELAEYFNKDLRDFDDLVHAARSLQKEKVANLVVSLGSEGVLFLTPESEWKASAPNVKVVSTVGAGDSMMAGFLRGLADGETPEDCARMGTVYAWNRLESLLPKLPSGNVLKSQMRQIAVQPLTEAEAEVSSLSGGGPRQN, from the coding sequence ATGAAAACCATCGACTTTACGACCATCACTCTCAATCCCGCGGTCGACCATACCCTGTTTGTGGATGGAATGACATTGGGGAGTGTAAATCGAGCGATTGACTTCCAGCGGCAGGCGGGGGGCAAAGGAATTAACGTGGCAACCATGCTGGCCCTGGGTGGCGCTACAGTCGCGGTCTCCGGGTTTCTCGGGAGAAACAATCCTTCGATTTTCGATCGGCATTTTCGGGATCACGGTCTCTTGGATCATTTTATTCGCGTCGGTGGAGAAACCCGAACGGGAATCAAGATCGTGGATACGAAGACGGATGAGACGACTGATATCAACTTGAATGGGCCGGCGGCAGCGGAATCCCAGCAGGCGGAGCTCCTTGCCAAGGTGAAGGAGTTGGTTCGCCCGGGGAAATGGGTCGTGATCGCCGGAAGTATGCCAAAGGGGGTTGCCCCCGAGTTCATCGGAGAGCTGATCCGGGTCGTCCATTCCGGGGAGGGGCTGGTGGCAGTCGATTCCAGTGGTGCAGCTTTAAAAGCGGCGATGGATGCGGGTGCCGATCTGGCCAAGCCGAACGAGCATGAGCTCGCCGAATATTTTAATAAGGATCTCCGTGATTTTGATGATCTGGTGCATGCGGCTCGCTCTTTGCAGAAAGAGAAAGTTGCAAACCTTGTAGTCTCTCTCGGAAGTGAGGGCGTTCTGTTTTTGACCCCGGAGTCCGAGTGGAAGGCTTCGGCTCCGAATGTGAAAGTGGTTTCTACCGTAGGAGCTGGAGATTCGATGATGGCGGGATTCCTTCGAGGCCTCGCCGATGGAGAGACCCCCGAGGACTGTGCAAGAATGGGCACGGTCTACGCGTGGAATCGCTTGGAGAGTCTCCTTCCGAAACTTCCTTCCGGCAATGTGTTGAAGTCGCAAATGCGGCAAATCGCAGTTCAGCCGCTGACGGAGGCCGAGGCCGAAGTTTCCTCATTATCGGGCGGTGGCCCACGGCAAAACTGA